One Plasmodium coatneyi strain Hackeri chromosome 14, complete sequence genomic window carries:
- a CDS encoding Glucose inhibited division protein A-like protein, giving the protein MSKNSSPLGAIRTVCYVVILVAVQLTTPCRTYRLDERRLFLGWPHARKPTPPRSGPRVNVLSEKCNCKELDKNYDVIVIGGGHSGCEASHISAKMRAKTLIITQCKDSIGEMSCNPSIGGIGKGILVKEIDALGGLMGKVIDKSGIHFKILNVRKGLAVRGHRAQADRDLYNYHMKEHMLGTKNLHILESTVQSLLIEKCGNGSPQSGRRVYGVKNKCACEFYANSVVLTTGTFLGGVCHIGKDKYLGGRIKRMSRGVLWKGGTQSGEKSPRGEDSNGVNPPPSDGITYTNHDNLEKHNGAIFDQLVESSTQSISNQLRENQFEIKRMKTGTPPRLHISSIDFASLEREDSEKENPFYFSFLNSNKVNRNKTLPCYKTYTNERTHDLVRTHLNELPDFDCYDKLGNGPRYCPSIAKKVTKFAEKNKHIIWLEPEGFHDVLIYPNGLSSAFPLNIQKEIVHSIRGLENAKIVFPAYDVEYYYVNPKCLNYTLETKNIKGLFLAGQICGTTGYEEAACQGIVAGINAAIGAHSADEQTKEQFVLKRSESYIGVLIHDLINKGITEPYRMFTSRAEYRLYLRPDNCDMRLTPMAYKLGIVSNERMYILRQKYSSVNRLICLFKKLQLSGSHEGEKTPPTDTYGKDAEHLFVKNSVEAFQQDGKNNVHLEFTSRKGSINTLYTIFRSGVEYPLHILLSKLQEVHNWNEVKSSFLPEQNNLSIYMEKMQHCGLSLDEYNDLLLNCATLETACAEVKYSPYLIKQIREVDKIRDSFDLAIPSDVTYDRLNFPYLSNEEIEKLNKFRPRTLHDANRIEGVTMSAIYYLYYYIKGDKNRVKR; this is encoded by the exons ATGTCCAAGAACTCATCCCCTTTAGGTGCCATACGAACGGTGTGCTATGTTGTTATTCTAGTCGCTGTTCAGCTCACCACACCCTGTAGAACATACCGCTTGGATGAAAGACGGCTCTTCCTGGGATGGCCCCACGCTCGGAA GCCGACTCCCCCCCGAAGTGGCCCCCGCGTAAACGTGCTCAGCGAAAAATGTAATTGCAAAGAGTTAGACAAGAACTATGACGTTATAGTCATAGGTGGGGGACACAGCGGCTGTGAGGCCAGCCACATAAGTGCAAAAATGAGAGCGAAAACGTTGATCATAACTCAGTGTAAGGATAGCATCGGCGAAATGTCCTGCAACCCATCCATAGGAGGAATTGGCAAAGGTATTCTGGTGAAAGAAATCGATGCGTTAGGTGGACTCATGGGGAAAGTCATAGATAAAAGTGGcatacattttaaaatattaaatgTGAGGAAAGGTCTGGCTGTTAGAGGACATAGAGCACAAGCGGATAGAGATTTATACAACTATCACATGAAAGAGCATATGCTGGGCAcgaaaaatttgcacatcCTAGAGAGTACAGTGCAGTCCCTGTTAATTGAAAAGTGCGGAAATGGTTCCCCCCAAAGTGGAAGACGCGTTTATggagtgaaaaataaatgcgcGTGTGAATTTTACGCCAACAGTGTAGTCCTCACCACGGGGACGTTTCTGGGTGGTGTTTGTCACATAGGGAAGGACAAGTACCTTGGGGGGAGGATCAAACGGATGTCCAGGGGGGTGCTCTGGAAAGGGGGGACACAAAGTGGGGAAAAGTCCCCCAGGGGGGAAGACTCCAATGGGGTGAACCCCCCACCTAGCGACGGAATAACCTACACGAATCATGACAATCTGGAAAAACATAACGGCGCCATTTTTGACCAACTAGTGGAATCGTCCACGCAAAGCATTTCGAACCAATTGAGGGAGAACCAGTTTGAGATTAAGAGGATGAAAACGGGAACGCCTCCGAGGTTACACATTAGCAGCATTGACTTTGCCTCCCTCGAAAGGGAAGATAGTGAGAAAGAAAAcccattttatttctcctttttaaatagcAACAAAGTTAACAGGAACAAAACATTACCCTGCTACAAAACGTACACGAATGAAAGAACCCACGATTTGGTTAGAACCCATTTGAACGAGCTACCCGATTTCGACTGTTATGATAAGCTGGGGAATGGACCCAGATACTGTCCCTCGATAGCAAAGAAGGTCACAAAATTTGCCGAGAAGAATAAACACATAATTTGGTTAGAGCCCGAAGGATTTCACGACGTGCTCATCTACCCAAACGGATTAAGTTCCGCCTTCCCCTTAAACATACAGAAGGAGATCGTACATTCCATAAGAGGGttagaaaatgcaaaaattgttttcccTGCCTATGACGTGGAATATTATTACGTGAACCCTAAGTGTCTGAATTATACCTTAGAGACGAAGAACATAAAGGGTCTCTTCCTTGCTGGACAGATTTGCGGCACAACCGGATATGAGGAGGCAGCCTGCCAAGGAATTGTTGCAGGGATTAATGCAGCAATAGGTGCCCATAGTGCTGATGAACAGACAAAGGAGCAGTTCGTTTTGAAAAGAAGTGAAAGCTATATAGGGGTTCTTATTCACGATTTGATAAATAAAGGCATAACGGAGCCCTATAGAATGTTTACTTCCAGGGCGGAGTATAGACTCTACCTCAGACCGGACAACTGTGACATGAGACTTACCCCCATGGCGTATAAGTTGGGAATAGTATCCAACGAAAGGATGTATATACTAAGGCAGAAATATTCCTCCGTCAATAGACTCATTTGTCTCTTTAAGAAGCTGCAACTGAGTGGTTCccacgaaggggaaaaaacacccCCAACTGACACATATGGTAAAGACGCAGAGCATTTATTTGTAAAGAATTCCGTTGAAGCATTCCAACAGGACGGTAAAAACAACGTCCACCTCGAATTCACCTCTCGCAAAGGAAGCATAAACACATTGTATACAATTTTCAGAAGTGGAGTTGAATACCCTCTTCATATTTTGCTGAGCAAACTACAGGAGGTGCACAACTGGAATGAAGTAAAGAGctcatttttacctgaacaaaataatctttccatttatatggaaaaaatgcagcacTGCGGGTTGTCACTTGACGAATATAATGACCTTCTTCTGAACTGTGCCACCCTCGAAACTGCCTGTGCGGAGGTTAAATACTCTCCCTACTTGATTAAACAGATCAGAGAGGTAGACAAAATTAGGGACAGCTTTGACTTGGCCATCCCGTCTGATGTCACCTACGACAG